In Candidatus Saccharimonadales bacterium, the DNA window AATGGCGCCTTTACCGAGTAGCGTTGTGACGACCGGTGTGTCGAATTGAGTCGCAACCCGGTGGAGCAAGTCCTCGGCACTAGCTATAAGTACGCCGTGGCCAGCGAGAATAACTGGACGCGCGGCACTGGCTAGGCTGTCCGCTATTTGTTTAACCGTGTCATTGTCGGTCGGCAATTGTGATTTCGACCGAGTCTCTGGTGTATCGCTGAGATCACCAGTAAAAGCACCCGAACTGATGTTTTTAGGCAGGTCGATTAGCACGGGTCCAGGTCTGCCAGCACTGGCTATTTTAAACGCTGATCTTACGGTATTTGGGATATCGCTAGTTTTTAATACCAAGTAATTATGTTTTACGACAGGCATGCTCAGATTAAACATATCGGCTTCTTGGAAGGCGTCAAAGCCAAGCATGGAGGTGATTTGTTGGCCGCTGATAACGATTATCGGAACGCTGTCCATCTGTGCTGTCATAAGTCCCGTAATCGTGTTGCCAGCTCCCGGACCGCTTGTGACAAGGACAACTCCAGGTTTGCCACTGGCGCGTGCGTAACCATCGGCCATATGCGCAGCGCCCTGTTCGTGACGCGTAGCGATAAGTTTGATGTGTGTTCCGGTAGTAACGATTGCGTCAAAAATTGGTATGGCCGCCCCGCCGGAATAGCCGAAAATATACTCTACGCCAAGCTGTTCTAGGCATTTTATCAATGCTTCGGCACCGGTTAGGGGTTGAGTCGCTGACATGTACGTCCTTTCGTTAAAAATAAAAAATCGGCCTTTGCGGCCGGAAATGCTTCTTAGATATGAGCAATCAGCGCCGCGGGGTAGCCGTGGTAATAATGCTGAGAATAATGTTTTGACTTGCGCTCATTACTTGCCACTATAGCCTAGTCCGAATTTCTTTGCAACAAAAACCGCCCTGCGATTAGGCAGAGCGGTTAGGATTGGTTAACTATATGGTCGAGAATAAACTAGCTAAGTTCAACAGTGGCGCCAGCTTCTTCGAGTTGCTTCTTAGCAGCTTCAGCGTCATCTTTTGATACTTTTTCTTTAACAGGTGCAGGCACGCCGTCAACGATTGCTTTTGCTTCACCAAGACCAAGGCCAGTAAGTTCTTTAACAGCCTTGATGACTGCTACTTTCTGGTTACCGGCTTCTTTTAGGGTAACGGTGAATTCAGTTTTTTCGTCTTCTGCGGCAGCAGCTTCACCAGCAGGTGCAGCAACAGCAGCGGCAGGAGCAGCAGCGCTAACGCCCCATTCCTCTTCGAGGTGCTTTACGATTTGGCTCAGCTCTAGTGCTGAGAGTTTGTTGAGTTCATCAACGATTTTTTTCTGACCAGCAGAAAGTGTTACTTCGGTATCAGCCATTGTGATATCTCCTTTATAGATGTGCTCGTAATGAGCGGTTAGTGAAAATGGTTACAAAATTAAAGTGCTTCGGCTCGTTGTGACAATACTTGCGCAAAGCCACGCTGTGCGCCATTTGCAACGCCCAAGAACTGCGTAAGTGGAGCTGCGATAACACTGACGACCTGACCACGGAGTTGTTCCTTGGTCGGAAGTTCAGCGAGTGCTTTAACGGTTGCGGTATCAAGTGATGCGCCGCTACCGTCAAAACCAGCTACAAGTTGAAGTTCTGGGTGGGTTTTTGCAAATTTTGCAAGAGTTTGAGCAGGAGCTACCTCGTCTTCGTTCGAAAACGCGTAGACAAGCTGGCCAGTCAGTAGTGATGAGTCAGCATTCTTGAACTTGTCGCTTGACGCGAGTGCAACGCGGACAAGACGGTTTTTAACCACCTTGATAACAACGTTGTTATCGCGAGCCAAAGCTCGGAGTTCTTGCATGTCACCTACTGTCAGACCAGTATAAGCAGCACCAACGGTACCCTTTGCGTCTGTAAAGAGTTCAGCTAATTCTGCAACCAAAGTGTTCTTTTTATCGCGGGTAATTGCCATAAAAATCCTTTCTTTGATTGATGTTTGGTTCGACCATATTGTTAACGTACTGGTAATGAGAGATCAATGATTTTTTAGTAAATAAAAAGTCTTTGATTCTCGCACTACCAAAGACTTACATGATGAAATATGTTTATTTACATCCTCGGTAGCAAATTAAGTGATTCCTCACAGCTACTGTCTCTGGCAATGTCTAGAGGTAGTATATAAAATCACCGTGAAAATGTCAATATTACGACATGAAAAGTCATGTTGTATTGACATAATACGGTCTTTACTTTATAGTAATCCAGCTGTGTTTATTACTGAACTACAACCTAGCCCTCTTGAAACTTCGTTTGAACGTTTGGTGCGTACTGATCACGCCCCTGTTCCTCTTGACCCGTGGAATGTCATGCACCCTGTTATAGATGGGACTTCTTATATTTTAGCTTCCGCAGACCGAATTAGTGGCCAACTGCGTGATGTGATGGAAGGTGACATAGCGTGGTGGGTAGAATCTCCTCGCAAGGCAGCATTTCTGTACGATTTCATGGAAGCTTCTTTGTTTGATGCGCAGATGATGCGTATTCACCGTAATGCAATTCGCCAACCCGTAGGCAAAGAGCTTCTTGATGATGACACGCTCGAACCTATTGATCTTAGCACTGCTTCTGCCGGTGTTACCGATCTTCTTAATCTTGACGACCCGCTTGTAAAGCGTGCCATGGAAGGCCTAGCTAACGCCGACGAACTTCTAATGCTACTAGAAGCATACCCCGAACTTGTTTCGACAGAACTCGCAAAGCAATCTCATCCTCTTGACTTTACGGGTACGAGGAAAATGCAAAAAGTAATTGATGATCTTGTAAAATCACGGAGTGGCCTACGGATTGAAAGCAGGCCTAGATTCAAAATGAAAAGCTTTGATCCGGATAATTTGGCAATGACTGCCGTCCGTAAGCAAATCATTGCATCCGTTCCTACTAAAGCTGGACCTGTCCTATTTATACGCCGGGAAAGTTTCATTATCCGCGGCGACGAAGAAGTAGGCGGCGATGACACCTACTTAGTACGCAAAGTGCGCAACCCCGAACGCCATGATGAGCTATGGGAAAAAGCTGACGGGTATTTATCCTATGTGAGTAGAGACCAAAGGCTGCGATATGTTGATCTGCATCCGCAAGTCAAGTGGATACAACCACTTACTACATCGGTATATGCCAGATACCCTAAGGATAAATTCGAGTTAATTTCTAGCTTGCTGTAATCTGTCGAATTTCTTCTTGAATGTCGTCGATTGCCCGCATATTACCTGATTCATTGATGCATTGAATAGCAATAAATTCATTTGGATACAGTTCACACAATTCTTCGTAGTTAGCCTTCGCCTTTTCTAGGTGGTCAGCGTCTGCCTCGTGGATATCGCGTTTCATAGTGGTGTATGATCTCGCGGATTTTTTGTCGACGTTCGCCTGCATATGATGAGATGGCATTAAAAGGACGATGTTTTTTGATGGACGAGGAATGCCAAGTACCTCGTATTCGGTTTTCATGGTTCGTTCGTAGAATTTTTTTCGTTCCTCAGGGTCTGCAATCTTTACGCCTTGGTGGGCTAGGTTTGATGCGATATAACGATCAGAAATGACTAAACTTCCAGGTGTTTGCAGGAACTCTCGGATTTCACTACTCGCTGCAAAGCGATCAATCGCGTACGGTAGGCTGCCTAGTTCGGCTGACACGTCGCTACTCGATCCGTATGCACCGTTTAAGTACTGTTCGACGTAGTACGCTGAGTCTTCACCATACCTAGGAAAACTCATCTTTAGAACGGGTTGTTTTAATACGTCTGCGACATAAGCGCGGTAAAGTTCTGTTTGCGTGGCTTTGCCTGATCCATCACCGCCTTCGATAGCGATAAAGTCACCCATTAGATTACTTGAGTCCTTTTGGGAGGCCCTCGACTATCGGCGGAGCTTTGCGCTGGTCTTTGTAGGCGCGTGGAAGCATTTTATCAGGAGACCAGGTACGAATTAGTTCGTCGAGATCATTAGTGTGCTGGTATTTGCCGCTCATATTGCCACGGCCATCGTCTGTGTAGTCGCCTTCAACTGGGCCAGTTTTGTGAAATACTAACTGTCCAACACGCTCACCAACTGGTAACACGACTGATTCGTGTTTGTTGAGGTTGTAGATTTCAAGCGTAATACGGTTGATGTATCCAGGGTCAACCCATCCGGCATCAAAACAAATAGCAACGCCGTTACGACCCCAGCTACTACGGCTACGGACTTCACAGGCGCCACCGTTTGCGCGGATGCCTACAAACTCGTGTGTGTGAGCTAGAATTCGTTCGCCTGGCTGCAAAACGATGATTGGGTGGTCTTCGGGGATGTTTTTAAATAGTTGGTAGCCATTTTTTTCACACCACTCTTTGTGTGGCATGGCTTCGAGCGGGCCTTTAAAGTAGCGCGCGACGTCACCTTCGTCAAAAGGATTATAGACCTTTGCTTCTTCTTGGTATTCCTGTTTGTAAAAATAATGCCCTAACGTAAAATCAAGGCTTGCGGTGCTAACATGAGCCTCGTTATAAGGAACGGAA includes these proteins:
- the rplL gene encoding 50S ribosomal protein L7/L12, with product MADTEVTLSAGQKKIVDELNKLSALELSQIVKHLEEEWGVSAAAPAAAVAAPAGEAAAAEDEKTEFTVTLKEAGNQKVAVIKAVKELTGLGLGEAKAIVDGVPAPVKEKVSKDDAEAAKKQLEEAGATVELS
- the rplJ gene encoding 50S ribosomal protein L10, encoding MAITRDKKNTLVAELAELFTDAKGTVGAAYTGLTVGDMQELRALARDNNVVIKVVKNRLVRVALASSDKFKNADSSLLTGQLVYAFSNEDEVAPAQTLAKFAKTHPELQLVAGFDGSGASLDTATVKALAELPTKEQLRGQVVSVIAAPLTQFLGVANGAQRGFAQVLSQRAEAL
- the dcd gene encoding dCTP deaminase; amino-acid sequence: MSVYSNTDIKAAIADGTIVSVPYNEAHVSTASLDFTLGHYFYKQEYQEEAKVYNPFDEGDVARYFKGPLEAMPHKEWCEKNGYQLFKNIPEDHPIIVLQPGERILAHTHEFVGIRANGGACEVRSRSSWGRNGVAICFDAGWVDPGYINRITLEIYNLNKHESVVLPVGERVGQLVFHKTGPVEGDYTDDGRGNMSGKYQHTNDLDELIRTWSPDKMLPRAYKDQRKAPPIVEGLPKGLK